The following are from one region of the Ruficoccus sp. ZRK36 genome:
- a CDS encoding GPP34 family phosphoprotein — translation MPLRFAEEILLLALDDSSGKLHPLPDRALDLALAGAILMELAFHKRIDTDEKELSVLDRTATGDELLDLVLDAMPQDRDRLPIQNALSAGLRNIQEVRKKLFQGLVAKGILRQEKCRFLWVMPERRYPVIDGAEEAEVKSRIRKVILSDAIPDPQDVVIICLMKACDLSPYVFTEEELEKARPRIAEVAKMDFIGQALARAIQHIQDAILETIAYIGM, via the coding sequence ATGCCATTGCGTTTCGCCGAAGAAATCCTCCTGCTGGCTCTCGACGACTCCAGCGGGAAGCTCCATCCCCTCCCCGACCGGGCGCTCGACCTGGCTCTGGCCGGAGCGATCCTGATGGAGCTGGCCTTTCACAAACGGATCGATACGGACGAAAAAGAGCTGTCCGTCCTCGACCGCACCGCGACCGGAGACGAACTGCTCGACCTCGTGCTCGACGCCATGCCGCAAGACCGGGACCGCCTCCCGATCCAGAACGCCCTCTCGGCTGGCCTGCGAAACATCCAGGAGGTGCGCAAAAAACTTTTTCAGGGCCTCGTGGCCAAGGGAATCCTGCGACAGGAAAAATGTCGCTTCCTCTGGGTCATGCCCGAGCGGCGCTACCCCGTGATCGACGGGGCCGAGGAAGCCGAGGTCAAGTCCCGCATCCGTAAGGTCATTCTCAGCGATGCCATTCCCGACCCCCAGGACGTTGTCATCATCTGCCTGATGAAGGCCTGCGACCTGAGTCCCTACGTCTTTACAGAGGAAGAGCTGGAAAAGGCCCGCCCCCGCATCGCGGAAGTCGCCAAGATGGACTTCATCGGGCAGGCGCTCGCCCGCGCCATTCAGCACATCCAGGACGCCATCCTCGAAACCATCGCCTACATCGGCATGTAG
- a CDS encoding PLP-dependent transferase yields MSENTIPMKGLGTRAVHAGQSPDSDFGARAAPIYQTTSFVFKDTEHAANLFGLKELGPIYTRLGNPTNDVLEARVAALEGGTAGLAHSSGSAAITNSILNLAGAGDHIVSVSQLYGGTYNLFHYTLPKLGIEVSFVDGNDPENFRKAVKANTKAFFGETLGNPRLNVFPIAEVAAIGDELGIPLVMDNTVAPLICRPIEHGCNVVAHSTTKFLGGHGVAIGGMVVDGGNFDWGRGRHPGFTEPDNSYHGLVHWDAFKAFPPAGGANVAFAFKMRLQLLRDTGNCPSPHNSWLTLLGIETAHLRMQRHCENALKVAEYLNAHDKVEWVTYPGLKDHPHHEPAKKYLNGGFGALLGFGIKGGLDAGKKFIESLQLFSHLANIGDAKSLAIHPATTTHSQLSEEELISAGVTPDFVRLSVGIEDFEDIHADLEQALAKA; encoded by the coding sequence ATGAGCGAAAACACGATCCCCATGAAAGGTCTCGGCACCCGTGCCGTTCACGCCGGTCAATCCCCTGACAGCGATTTCGGCGCCCGCGCCGCCCCGATCTACCAGACCACCAGCTTTGTTTTTAAGGACACCGAGCACGCCGCTAACCTGTTCGGCCTGAAAGAACTCGGCCCGATCTACACCCGCCTCGGTAACCCGACCAACGACGTCCTGGAGGCCCGTGTGGCCGCTCTTGAGGGCGGGACTGCTGGTCTGGCCCACAGCAGTGGCTCGGCTGCCATCACAAACTCGATCCTGAACCTCGCCGGTGCCGGGGATCACATCGTCTCCGTTTCCCAGCTCTACGGCGGCACCTACAACCTCTTTCACTACACCCTCCCGAAGCTCGGGATCGAGGTCAGCTTTGTGGACGGCAACGATCCGGAGAACTTCCGCAAGGCCGTCAAAGCGAACACCAAGGCCTTTTTCGGGGAAACCCTCGGCAACCCGCGCCTGAACGTCTTCCCCATCGCCGAAGTCGCCGCCATCGGGGACGAGCTGGGCATCCCGCTCGTCATGGACAACACCGTCGCCCCCCTGATCTGCCGCCCCATCGAGCACGGCTGCAACGTCGTCGCGCACAGCACCACGAAGTTCCTCGGCGGTCACGGCGTGGCCATTGGCGGCATGGTTGTGGACGGAGGTAACTTTGACTGGGGCCGCGGGCGCCATCCCGGCTTTACCGAGCCAGACAACAGCTACCACGGCCTCGTCCACTGGGACGCGTTCAAGGCCTTCCCGCCCGCCGGTGGGGCCAACGTCGCCTTTGCCTTCAAGATGCGCCTGCAACTGCTGCGCGACACCGGTAACTGCCCTTCACCGCACAACAGTTGGCTCACTCTGCTGGGTATCGAGACGGCCCACCTGCGCATGCAGCGCCACTGCGAGAACGCGCTCAAGGTGGCCGAGTACCTCAACGCCCACGACAAGGTCGAATGGGTCACCTATCCCGGCCTCAAGGACCACCCGCATCACGAACCGGCAAAGAAGTACCTGAACGGTGGCTTCGGGGCGCTCCTGGGCTTTGGCATCAAGGGCGGTCTGGACGCGGGCAAAAAGTTTATCGAGTCCCTCCAGCTCTTCAGCCACCTGGCCAATATCGGTGACGCCAAGAGCCTGGCCATCCACCCGGCGACCACCACCCACAGCCAACTCAGTGAGGAAGAACTGATCTCGGCCGGGGTCACGCCGGACTTCGTCCGCCTGAGTGTCGGTATCGAAGACTTTGAGGACATCCACGCCGACCTCGAACAGGCACTGGCAAAGGCCTAA
- the hemH gene encoding ferrochelatase, whose translation MVKPAVLLLNLGSPDSTSVPDVRRYLKEFLLDERVIDAPAPIRNFVVRGLILPFRPKRSAEAYSKVWTPEGSPLIVSSEQQQQAVAEKHPEVIAELAMRYGTPSIPEAIGRLKAAGVTHLFIVPLYPHYAMSSYETVLVRVTDEIAAQDFSVKTATLQPFYKDDDYIDALIESARPHLEEPYDLLLFSYHGIPERHVRKSDPSHAHCLCVPGCCETEHPAHGTCYRHQCFATTRAFTERAGLSPDKVAVSFQSRLGRDPWLKPYTDFRLQELPQEGVKRLRVICPAFVSDCLETLEEIAMEGKETFLEAGGEDFKQIPCLNNHPAWLDVLNGRVDSWLATLPAS comes from the coding sequence ATGGTCAAACCAGCCGTCCTGTTGCTCAACCTCGGTTCCCCCGACTCCACCTCCGTGCCGGACGTGCGGCGGTACCTGAAGGAATTCCTCCTCGACGAGCGCGTGATCGACGCTCCTGCGCCGATCCGCAACTTTGTCGTGCGCGGGTTGATCCTACCCTTTCGCCCGAAGCGCTCAGCCGAGGCCTACTCAAAGGTGTGGACGCCCGAGGGCTCGCCTCTGATTGTTTCCAGTGAGCAGCAGCAGCAAGCCGTCGCGGAGAAACACCCCGAGGTCATCGCCGAGCTGGCCATGCGCTACGGCACCCCCTCCATCCCCGAGGCCATTGGCCGCCTCAAAGCCGCCGGTGTGACGCACCTGTTTATCGTGCCGCTGTACCCACACTACGCCATGAGCAGCTACGAGACCGTGCTTGTGCGCGTGACCGATGAAATCGCAGCCCAGGATTTTTCTGTAAAAACAGCTACACTCCAGCCCTTTTATAAAGACGACGACTACATAGACGCGCTGATCGAGAGCGCCCGCCCCCATCTGGAGGAGCCCTACGACCTGCTGCTGTTTTCCTACCACGGCATCCCCGAGCGCCACGTCCGCAAGTCCGACCCCTCGCATGCGCACTGCCTGTGCGTGCCCGGTTGCTGCGAGACCGAGCACCCTGCTCACGGCACCTGCTACCGGCACCAGTGCTTCGCGACGACGCGCGCGTTCACCGAGCGGGCCGGATTATCCCCCGACAAGGTCGCCGTGTCCTTCCAGTCACGGCTGGGCCGCGACCCGTGGCTGAAACCCTACACGGACTTCCGGCTCCAGGAGCTTCCCCAAGAAGGCGTAAAGCGCCTGCGCGTGATCTGCCCGGCCTTTGTCTCGGACTGTCTTGAGACCCTGGAGGAGATCGCCATGGAGGGTAAGGAGACCTTTCTGGAGGCCGGGGGCGAGGACTTTAAGCAAATCCCCTGCCTCAACAACCACCCGGCATGGCTGGATGTACTCAATGGTCGGGTCGATAGCTGGCTGGCCACACTGCCCGCATCCTGA